The DNA sequence CGAAGATAAATTTAACCATGATGCATACTTTCTCTGTATCAgtccaagaaaataaaaaaatcaactcTTTTGAGTatctatttcttttatttttcatacctACACGCACATGCAATAAGACAATTCTCTTACTGCAAACATTACAATAAACAAGATATCAAAATATCCATTGTTGTTGTGTTTCTTTTGAGTTTTTAACCCCACCATTGATGTACGGCTACACCTTTATCCCTCAACATTCCATACAGTGCCAAGCACTCCCAATAAGCCCTACGGTTTCTATTGTTCTCTTGTTTTTGACGTGGCTTGCACTCCAAGAAAAGTTCATCCACCAGTCCAATAGTGTCTCTTTTTATCATCTCTTCCACCACCTCTGTCTCCGCTTTCATCACCACGAATTCCTCATCTTTCACATTCTTTCGCAGCCAATCTGACATCCCTATTTGTGACATTTCTTTCGTCGACGCCTCTTCCGCCGTAATCATGTCGATATTTATTTTGTACATTTCGAAGTTTTTGTTCCTTGTTGGATAATTTTTATGGAACCAatcactttttctttctccttctttctccGCCAATCCCACATCAATGAAAACTCTACGAGGGTAACTCTCCAAGGAATCACCCATCAAATCCGGAAGATATCTGTTAAATATTTATGAAATTAGTGCAAACTGCATGCATTCCCTATGATAGGTATATACATTCTAATAATTAGCTAGACAATGAATTTAAGGTAAAAAGAAAGTAGTAAagatatcatttttttttcttgttttcaattttttaaaagaataaattttattgaagcacatttaaattttaaaaattattattattataaacaaattatttttttaaatgacaaaataactaattcatcttacattattattgaaattattaaaaaatttaaaagtaataaaaatatatgttaggAATTAAAGTAATTAGattaatctaaaatttttaaaaatatttaaaaaataataaaaaacagaTTAAagtagtttaaaattttttgtttcatactttttaattattgttaaaataaatgagtaatttcaaatgtaataaataaacatgTAACTATAGATgttacatatataaaataaaaaaattctataaaattataaataataaattaaataaaataaatttgtatTATTATCTTTTGATCAATTGCCTAAAATTAAGTGTTTTACTTACTTAACGCGTCTCAAATATTGTCTTGATTTTCCCGATGAGGCTCTTGGAGGCTCTAACAAGACATCTTCAAGGTTTCGCAGTGCAGCTTTCTTTGCATCAGAGGAGTAGCCAAAAAGCTTTCTAGGTGCAGCCACCATTAGCGGTGGCTGATCATGATGATCAAGTTCTTCCTTTTTTATCATGGCCACAACAATGAGATTCAAGCGCCTCAGATAAACCATCTTGTAGTTGGAAGGCTTATAGAGTTTCCCCGAGGGGTTATCGCGGGCCAGAAAGGCGACAACCCCATCAACTTTCAGTGTCCTGTCGATGAACTTTGAAGCCGCCGGGAAATCTGTGGTGAAAACAAAGTCCACACTGTTGTCGATTACGTTCTTCTGCTTCTCCAAATCACTCAACAAAACAAGTTCCATGTTGTAATCAGAAACAATGCTAGGCCCTATTCCTGGGTCCGCATTGTTATCATTGGTCATGAAAATTGCATTGCGCTGGGTAGGTTTCTTGAGCCCTTCATTTGTAAGGTCATGGAAAAGAACACCCAATAGCTGCTCTATGTTGACCGAATCGTAGCTAACTTGCTGCTTATCAATAGATTCGGTAAGCAGATCCTTCTGTTCAGTTTCTTTATAAGAGATTTTCTCAAATGTGAAGTAAGACGATCTCATGATGCTATTCAAGGTGGCAAATGCGAATATCATGAGGAACAAACAAAAAACAATCTTCATGAACTTGGAACTTGGGATGAGCCTATTGATAAAGTAACGTGGGCTTTTAGGCAAATGCTTGATAATGCTTTTCTTGAAGTTGACATAGTGTTTTGATTTCAATGCAATGACACCGAAGAGTTCGAACGCCATATTTATGATATGACGATTGAGACAATTAATAGATAGAACAAATGAATAGAATAATGTTTAAGATGACAAAGGTATAAGAACAAGTATAATTAAAAAACAGAATATTTTGAGAAAGAGAGTGGAGGAGCTAGTCACAAGAAAATATGGGTTCTAGCGAGTGCAGAATCTAGCAGCGGTATGGTTTCCACCAACAAGTGAGAGACGGTTGATCTGCAAGGTAGACCACATTCTAATCAATTCTCTCATTCGCTGTAtctccattattttttttaccaagATCGATGACTAGCGCCAATTTATTAACATCATCTCATGAATCTGTGATTACGATGATTAGCATTTTGtgatctctctcttctctctttttgtCTAACTCTTT is a window from the Arachis stenosperma cultivar V10309 chromosome 3, arast.V10309.gnm1.PFL2, whole genome shotgun sequence genome containing:
- the LOC130968055 gene encoding uncharacterized protein LOC130968055, which gives rise to MVAAPRKLFGYSSDAKKAALRNLEDVLLEPPRASSGKSRQYLRRVKYLPDLMGDSLESYPRRVFIDVGLAEKEGERKSDWFHKNYPTRNKNFEMYKINIDMITAEEASTKEMSQIGMSDWLRKNVKDEEFVVMKAETEVVEEMIKRDTIGLVDELFLECKPRQKQENNRNRRAYWECLALYGMLRDKGVAVHQWWG